The Desulfofundulus luciae genome includes the window GCTTGATTTTTGGTGTTTTTTGGGCGCGTGAGGTCTCATTTCTTTTTCAGGGGGCTGATCCCCTTCTGGTGCCTACTGAAATTTTACACGGCCAAAGTTAAAATATCTGGCGTGCGATTCCGGTTAACTGGGAAAGGTTGCGGCATTCAAAAACGTGCCGGCAATAGGGTGTGTAAAGATGCATAATGCTGTCTTCCTGGTTCCAGCTTTCCCGGGGGGCCGGGTTTAACCAGATCACCTGCCGGACCCGGCGGCAAATCTCCCGGAAATACTCTTCCCCGGATGGCTTATAATTGTTCCGGGCGTCTCCCAGGATGATCAGGGTGACCTTCCGGTGAAGTACATGCCGGTGTTCGTGAAAAAACTGGCGCCAAACCGCCCCGTAATCGGAAAAACCTGTCTGCCAGATGCCGGTTTGCCGCTGGATGTTCCGCACTGTCCTTTCAAGGTCCAGTTCCCTTAATTGGACGGTAATCTCGGCTATGGCGTCAACAAAAGCATATGAACGCACCATGCGGAATTTATTCTGCATAGTGTGGACCAGGAGCAGCATGAACTGGCTGTAAGGAGCCACTGAACCGGAAAGATCGCAGAGCACAACTAAATCCGGTCGTGTTGCCTGGCGGCCCTGGTGACAGAGGATTATGGGCACTCCACCGGTGGTGGCTGCCAGGCGTACGGTACGGCTTATGTCTACCACCCCGCGGGTCGCCGGAATGCGCCGGTAACCCCTGCGGGTGGCCAGGCGGCGCCCCAGGCGGGCTACTTGCCTCTTCACTTGTATCACCTGTTCCGGGTCCAGCTCGGCAAAGCAACGATGGGACAGATTGGCCTCCCGTGCGATAACTTGAAGTTCCTTTTCTGGTTGTCTTTTACAGCGCAGTTGTTCGAGCTCCCGGTTGAGCAGGCGTTCCAGCCGCAGCAGATTTTCCTGCTGGCGCAGCTTTTCCGCCTCCCCAAGGGGGGACCGTTCCAGCCAATCCTTTACCTGTGCCCAGTCAAGGTGTGTTTTCAACTGCTTTAGCATTTGCAGGGGATCTTCCCCGGGGGTATCTTCATCCAGTGGGACCAGGGTAATTACGGCTTCCCGGGCCAGGGTCTTTATATCTTCTTCGCTGCCTTTTGCAATGATCATGGCCAGTCGCTGTCCCGCTGCCGAAAAGGGAACCGAACTACCATGTTGAAAATGTCTTTCTCTTCTTCCCTCTCCCGGGCCGTTTCCCTTGCCGCCCCCCTGCCCTGCCGGTTCTCCGCCCCCTGCCGGTAAATCATCTTCACTCTTCAGGGCCTGCCGCAGCCACTCTTTCATCTGTGCTAGCCTGGCGTTAAACTCTTCCCGGGACAGCCGGGGAGGATGAATGGGAATGGCGGCTTTATTGGTTGGCTGTTCCTGCTTTCTGACTTTTTGTTTGAGCGTTGTCCAGTATAAGTGAAAGAGTTTATCCAGGATCCTTTCCTGTCCAGTTTCCTTAATTAGGGTGGCCTGCATGGCCAGGAGAAGGTTTTCCCGGGTGGGTTCCAGGAGGGAGAGGGCCTGCAAAAGATCCAGCATTTCCCCCGTGGAGACGGGGATGCCGGCCTGCCTTAGCAATTGGATAAAGCCAATTAAATGCTCAACCATGGTTTCCGGCTGAACTCCTTAGTACCCGGACATTTCCACTACCCGGTTAGTGAAACTTTCCATCGCCCGGTACAACTGGACCACCCGCTCCAGTGCCCCTTCCTCTGCCAGGTTAACTGAAGCGGTGAGGCTCATTTGCCTTTCTTTGATGTTATATCTGGCCAGGAAGGTTCCCGGGCGGGTAAAAAGATGAAACCGGTGGTCTTTGGCAAATCCCAGGTTTTTAATTAAGGTATGAGGTTCCAGGCTGATTTTATCTATAGTCCGATGCAGGGTTAACTCGGTAAAACCAAGCATTGCAGTCAACTGCTGGTGGAGTTCTTGGGCCAGTACCTCAGGTTTTTCCAGGTAAAGCTCCGCGTCTATTTTTTGGGCGGTCTGGCGGAAAGTGAGGTGACCGGCGGGATCAAAAAAGGCCCGCAGGGCATCCTCTTGCTCCAAATAAAGGGTTTGACCTTGAAAGTGATTTAAAAATTCCGCACAGCACTCCGGTGTTACAACTTTTCGGGCTGATATGGCCAGCACCCCTACCAGGGGTTCATCCCTGGGTGCGGTTACTTCCGGGGTGAATACCCGCAGCACTTCCGCAAGGGAAATTTTATTTAAGAGCTGCCGGCAATGGTGCTCCGCGTCCCGGAAGTGGGTGATAAATTTAATCTTAGCCGTGGCTATCCCTCCCTGGACCATCAGGGAAACCGGGCAGCTGATTGCCACGTCCCGCGATTGCCATTGTACCTGGAATTGACCGGCCAGCTCTTCCGCTTCCAGGTCGAGATGCTCCAGCAGGGTCAACCTTTCCATAATTTCCGGTAACGGGCGTGCTATGGCGGTAACCAG containing:
- a CDS encoding VWA domain-containing protein, with product MVEHLIGFIQLLRQAGIPVSTGEMLDLLQALSLLEPTRENLLLAMQATLIKETGQERILDKLFHLYWTTLKQKVRKQEQPTNKAAIPIHPPRLSREEFNARLAQMKEWLRQALKSEDDLPAGGGEPAGQGGGKGNGPGEGRRERHFQHGSSVPFSAAGQRLAMIIAKGSEEDIKTLAREAVITLVPLDEDTPGEDPLQMLKQLKTHLDWAQVKDWLERSPLGEAEKLRQQENLLRLERLLNRELEQLRCKRQPEKELQVIAREANLSHRCFAELDPEQVIQVKRQVARLGRRLATRRGYRRIPATRGVVDISRTVRLAATTGGVPIILCHQGRQATRPDLVVLCDLSGSVAPYSQFMLLLVHTMQNKFRMVRSYAFVDAIAEITVQLRELDLERTVRNIQRQTGIWQTGFSDYGAVWRQFFHEHRHVLHRKVTLIILGDARNNYKPSGEEYFREICRRVRQVIWLNPAPRESWNQEDSIMHLYTPYCRHVFECRNLSQLTGIARQIF